AAGCGCGAACATCGCGGTCGATAGCGCGTTCAGCATCGCGCGTCCTCCGAGGCGATCGTCCGCCGTCTCGCCGCGCATCAGGGCGACCAGGCCGGCGAGCTGCGTGGAATTCTCAACTCCGTCGTTGCCACCGGCATGCACGACCAGGCGAGGCGGCAGATAGCTGCGCACCAGGCGGTCGTGAGGGGGCGCGATCGTGAAGTGTCCACACAACAGGTCGAGCCGCTCGCCTTTGCCTGCGTTCTCGCTGATGACGAGATTGAGCTCTTGTCGGTTTCGTGCCGGCTTCGGCCGCGCTCCGCCGCCGTCATGCATGACGTGCCGTGGGTTGCCCGGCAGCAGCAGGATATCGCCGGTCTCGAGCCGCAGCGGCTTGCCGCCGGCTGGATCCTCCAACACGGCCGAGCCGCCGATGACCGCGTGATAGGGGATCTCGTTCGCGTCGCCCGGCCCCTGATCGATCCGCCAGGGCGCGCCGTAGGAGCAGCGCAAATCCAAACGACCGCGCACCGGCATCATTTCGAACAACCTGCTGAGCCAGTCCATCGCTTCTCTCCTACCGAGCCAACATGAGACGATAAGGCATATATTCGAGCCCACGCGACATTCAACGTCTCATTTCGAGCTCTTATTGTCACTGCGCAATCGTTCACCACCCAACCCAACAAAGGAGTGCCAACATGTCCCGTCTTTCAGTCCCCAATCTCGAATCCGATGCCGGTCCCTCGGGCCAGGTCTATGCCCAGATCAAGAAGGCTATCGGCAACGTGCCGAATACCTTCGCGGCAATCGCTGCCCACGGCCCGGCCGCACTCAAGGCCGTCCTCGCCGCCGACACCGTGCTCTCTGCGGGCTCCTTGTCGAAGCGCGACCAGGAAGCCATCAAGCTCGTCATCTCCGAGGTGGCGGGTTGCGACTACTGCGTGGCCGCTCACAGCCTGCTCGGCAAGCTCGCGGGCCTCAAGCCCGACGAACTGAAGAACATCCGTGAGCGCCGGGCGACCGGCGACGAGAAGCGCGACGCGCTGATCCGCTTCGTCCGCAAGCTCGCCCAGTCCAGCGGCACCGTCAGCGACGACGACTTCGCCGCGATCAGGGTCGCCGGCTACACCGACGCGCAGCTCGTCGAGATCAGCCTCGCATTCGCGACCACCGTCTTCACCAACGTCTTTAACCGCATCAACGACACCGAGATCGACTTCCCCCGCGTCGCGTGAAGCGATGCCGCGTCCAGTCAGAT
The DNA window shown above is from Bradyrhizobium sp. CB1650 and carries:
- a CDS encoding AraC family transcriptional regulator; the protein is MDWLSRLFEMMPVRGRLDLRCSYGAPWRIDQGPGDANEIPYHAVIGGSAVLEDPAGGKPLRLETGDILLLPGNPRHVMHDGGGARPKPARNRQELNLVISENAGKGERLDLLCGHFTIAPPHDRLVRSYLPPRLVVHAGGNDGVENSTQLAGLVALMRGETADDRLGGRAMLNALSTAMFALVLRLASEAEDAPRGLLALAGHPRLAPAVAAMFADPARAWSLPDLANLCNMSRATLARQFQEKLGRSASDLLTDIRMTMAANELRKSSLSTGAVAEAVGYQSEAAFQRAFKSHMGVTPAQWRKLQEPTGRDVFAKPPAAGDSTKTSDASRPAKSGDATSPA
- a CDS encoding carboxymuconolactone decarboxylase family protein gives rise to the protein MSRLSVPNLESDAGPSGQVYAQIKKAIGNVPNTFAAIAAHGPAALKAVLAADTVLSAGSLSKRDQEAIKLVISEVAGCDYCVAAHSLLGKLAGLKPDELKNIRERRATGDEKRDALIRFVRKLAQSSGTVSDDDFAAIRVAGYTDAQLVEISLAFATTVFTNVFNRINDTEIDFPRVA